A stretch of DNA from Chrysiogenia bacterium:
ACTTCACTTCAAACTCGGCTGTGCGCTCCCACAGCGTCATGTGCCCGTCCACGATGGCATCGGCCACCTGCCGCGGCGTCATCCCGTAATCGAATCCGACGCCCTTGATCTCGTTGACGAGATTCACGGGCACCATGGCCGCGATGAGCTTTGCGCTCACATAGTAGCGACCCGGCCCCCGAAGTCTCTCGGCGTCGACTTCATACTCGGCCCAGCGGCTGCCGCCGGGCTTGATCCCGATCTTGTGGATGCGCGCTCCCACCGGACGTCCGATCAGGACGTTGGAGAGAAGCTCGGGACGCAGGAAAGGCAGCGCGTCGAGCGAGTAGTTGACCGCAAGCACCTGCTCGCGCTCGCCGCCGCGAACATTGGTCGTGATGAACTTCGACTGGAGCGAGAAGAGCTGGTCGTCGAGGGGCAGCTCTCCGCCGTGCACATAGACCGAGTGGTTGTCGCGAACGTCACCGTTGGGATCAAGATCGCCGGATTTGAAGACCACATTGCCGGAAGCGTCGATCACCGAAACCTGTAACCACACCAGCCGCTCGGCGGTAAATCCCGTGGGCACATTGTGGCCGTCGGTGCCGTTGCTCACCTGGAGCTTGAAGGAAATCCCGTCATCGAGCGAGGCCTGTTCCAGTTCGATCTCGCTGAGTTTGTATCCCTCGCGCAGGATTGCGTGGCGATCCTGTTTCGCGCGCTCGAGCAGCTTGAAGTTCCGCTCGAGAATGCTGCGCGCTTCGTAGCGATCATCCACCGACTCCCAGCGCGGCGGGAACTCCATCTCGTCGGTGACGGTGTCTTCGAATTCGTCGGTGCCCCAGCCGGCTTCCCAGTCAAAGGCGGTCCACTCACTGAAGCTGGCAAAGGCCTTGGCTTCGGGATTGTGCGGAAAAAGCCCCGGATGCACGATCGGGTAGTCGGGCCCCACAAACATGTGATTGGTCAGCCTGCGCTCGCGGGTAAGCACGCCGCCCACGTTGGCTGCGGAGCCGTGCTTGTATTCGCCGGGCACGCCGGGGACCTTGCCCATGTGGCAATCCTGGCAACTCTCACCTCGCGCGGCGGCCGGTGAGGTTTTGTACTCGCTGAATGCTTCTTCGAGTCGAAAGCCGTTGGGAAGCGTCACGTCGTGACACGAACCGCAAAAGCCCGACTCGGTGAGCTGGAAGAAGCGCTTGGCATCGGTGTGAATGGGCCGGCCCACGCCTTCCTTTTCGGTCGTCACCTTGAATTCGGGATCGTCGATGACGCGCTGGACTTCCTCGCCGCCTGTGGGCCCCATGACGGGCGTCGTAAGATCGCCGGT
This window harbors:
- a CDS encoding cytochrome C; this encodes MDGKQSSMTRGRVLRSALVICVLALCMAGYAFAERERAAMAEQASDSAEAASASQVAHGPLFDTEKYPSAQACKTCHPGQYDEWSVSQHAYAQLSPVFNAMQGEINKRTNGTFGDFCIRCHTPVGMATGEPILTANENRSAVSQEGITCIACHRVSQPVGKVSGRRPIVTGDLTTPVMGPTGGEEVQRVIDDPEFKVTTEKEGVGRPIHTDAKRFFQLTESGFCGSCHDVTLPNGFRLEEAFSEYKTSPAAARGESCQDCHMGKVPGVPGEYKHGSAANVGGVLTRERRLTNHMFVGPDYPIVHPGLFPHNPEAKAFASFSEWTAFDWEAGWGTDEFEDTVTDEMEFPPRWESVDDRYEARSILERNFKLLERAKQDRHAILREGYKLSEIELEQASLDDGISFKLQVSNGTDGHNVPTGFTAERLVWLQVSVIDASGNVVFKSGDLDPNGDVRDNHSVYVHGGELPLDDQLFSLQSKFITTNVRGGEREQVLAVNYSLDALPFLRPELLSNVLIGRPVGARIHKIGIKPGGSRWAEYEVDAERLRGPGRYYVSAKLIAAMVPVNLVNEIKGVGFDYGMTPRQVADAIVDGHMTLWERTAEFEVK